One Succinivibrio dextrinosolvens DNA window includes the following coding sequences:
- the cmk gene encoding (d)CMP kinase produces MSDAIVITVDGPGGAGKGELTRRLAEALDFDLLDSGAIYRVLGYAVRKAGLALFDEDSVVQEAKLLNLTFECMDDGVHVLLGGEDVSLAIRTEEAGNNASKVAAYPSVRQALLDRQRQFLKEPGLVADGRDMGTVVFPKAQVKIFLDASAEVRAKRRCLQLEAKGKSADFDTVLAEIKERDDRDRNRPVAPLKPADDALLIDSSDMNIEEVFRTAAEYIMSKTALKFDI; encoded by the coding sequence ATGTCAGATGCAATTGTTATTACTGTTGACGGCCCTGGTGGCGCAGGTAAAGGCGAATTAACTCGCCGTCTTGCTGAGGCTTTAGATTTTGATCTGCTTGATTCAGGTGCGATCTACAGAGTACTAGGTTATGCCGTTCGTAAGGCAGGACTAGCTCTGTTTGATGAGGACTCTGTTGTTCAGGAAGCAAAGCTTTTAAATCTGACCTTTGAATGTATGGATGACGGCGTTCACGTACTTCTGGGTGGTGAGGATGTTTCTTTAGCTATCAGAACCGAGGAAGCAGGAAATAATGCAAGCAAGGTTGCAGCCTATCCTTCTGTCAGACAGGCATTACTTGATCGTCAGCGTCAGTTCTTAAAAGAGCCTGGTCTGGTTGCAGACGGCAGAGATATGGGTACAGTTGTATTCCCAAAGGCTCAGGTAAAGATCTTCTTAGACGCAAGTGCTGAAGTAAGAGCAAAACGCAGATGTCTTCAGCTCGAGGCAAAAGGCAAGAGCGCAGATTTTGATACTGTTCTTGCAGAGATTAAAGAGAGAGATGACAGAGACAGAAATCGTCCGGTTGCTCCTCTCAAACCAGCTGATGATGCTTTACTGATTGATTCTTCAGATATGAATATTGAAGAAGTTTTCAGAACCGCAGCAGAGTACATTATGTCAAAGACTGCACTAAAGTTTGACATTTAA
- the rpsA gene encoding 30S ribosomal protein S1, with amino-acid sequence MESFAQLFEESLQNVETRPGSMIKATVVAINNGFVIVDAGLKSESAIPEEQFYNAQGEIEVQVGDEVDVALESVESGDGETQVSREKAKRNEAWIKLEDAFNKNETVIGVIDGKVKGGFTVQLGGIRAFLPGSLVDVRPVRDTSHIEGKEQQFKVIKLDQKRNNVVVSRRAVIETENSADRESVLANLAEGQTVTGIVKNLTDYGAFVDLGGVDGLLHITDMAWKRVKHPSEIVQVGEEVTVKVLKFDRDRSRVSLGLKQLGEDPWANIAARFPVGSMIEGKVTNLTDYGCFVEIADGVEGLVHVSEMDWTNKNTHPSKIVSVGDKVQVKVLELDEERRRISLGLKQCKPNPWVEFAESHSKGEKVTGKIKSITDFGIFIGLDGGIDGLVHLSDISWQQSGEEAVRNFKKGDEITAIVLQVDPERERISLGLKQISEDPFADYVSAHRKGAIVSGKVVAVDPRGVTLELADGITGYIKAADLSRDRVEDATTVAKEGDVIEAKFVNVDRKTRQISLSVRAKDEAEEKEALESVNQQAAEPTTTAMAAAFAAANKQ; translated from the coding sequence ATGGAATCATTTGCACAACTTTTCGAAGAGTCATTACAGAATGTTGAAACACGTCCTGGTTCAATGATCAAGGCTACTGTAGTAGCAATTAACAACGGCTTCGTAATCGTAGACGCTGGTCTAAAGTCAGAGTCTGCTATTCCTGAGGAGCAGTTCTACAATGCTCAGGGTGAAATCGAAGTTCAGGTTGGTGACGAAGTAGACGTAGCTTTAGAGTCTGTAGAATCAGGCGACGGTGAGACTCAGGTATCTCGCGAAAAGGCAAAGCGTAACGAAGCTTGGATCAAGCTTGAAGACGCATTTAACAAGAACGAGACTGTTATCGGTGTTATCGATGGTAAGGTTAAGGGTGGCTTCACCGTTCAGTTAGGTGGCATCCGTGCTTTCTTACCAGGCTCATTAGTAGATGTACGTCCAGTACGTGACACTTCACACATCGAAGGAAAAGAGCAGCAGTTCAAGGTTATCAAGTTAGACCAGAAGCGCAACAACGTTGTTGTTTCACGTCGTGCTGTTATCGAGACTGAGAATTCAGCAGATCGTGAGAGCGTACTAGCAAATCTAGCTGAGGGTCAGACTGTAACCGGTATCGTTAAGAATCTAACCGACTACGGTGCATTCGTAGACTTAGGTGGTGTTGACGGCTTACTACACATCACTGACATGGCTTGGAAGCGTGTAAAGCACCCTTCAGAGATTGTTCAGGTTGGTGAGGAAGTAACTGTTAAGGTACTTAAGTTCGACCGCGATCGTTCACGTGTTTCTCTAGGCTTAAAGCAGCTTGGTGAGGATCCATGGGCAAATATCGCAGCTCGCTTCCCTGTTGGCTCAATGATCGAAGGCAAGGTAACCAACCTAACTGATTACGGCTGTTTCGTTGAGATCGCTGATGGCGTTGAAGGCTTAGTACACGTTTCAGAAATGGATTGGACCAACAAGAATACTCACCCATCTAAGATTGTATCAGTAGGTGATAAGGTTCAAGTTAAGGTTCTTGAGCTGGATGAAGAGCGTCGTCGCATTTCATTAGGCTTAAAGCAGTGCAAGCCAAACCCATGGGTAGAGTTTGCTGAGTCTCACTCAAAGGGTGAGAAGGTAACCGGTAAGATCAAGTCAATCACTGACTTCGGTATCTTCATCGGCTTAGACGGTGGTATTGATGGTCTAGTTCACCTATCTGACATCTCATGGCAGCAGTCAGGTGAAGAAGCTGTTCGCAACTTCAAGAAGGGTGACGAAATCACCGCTATCGTTCTACAGGTTGATCCAGAGAGAGAGCGTATTTCTCTAGGTCTAAAGCAGATCTCTGAGGATCCATTTGCAGATTACGTTTCAGCTCACCGTAAGGGTGCTATTGTATCAGGCAAGGTTGTTGCTGTTGATCCACGTGGCGTTACCCTAGAGTTAGCTGATGGCATCACTGGATACATCAAGGCAGCTGACCTATCACGTGACCGTGTTGAGGACGCTACCACTGTTGCTAAGGAAGGCGATGTAATCGAGGCTAAGTTCGTAAACGTTGATCGCAAGACCCGTCAGATTTCTCTATCAGTTCGTGCTAAGGACGAGGCTGAGGAGAAGGAAGCTTTAGAGTCTGTAAATCAGCAGGCTGCTGAGCCTACAACTACCGCTATGGCAGCTGCTTTCGCTGCAGCTAACAAGCAGTAA
- a CDS encoding aldose 1-epimerase family protein, which produces MEYIENEFLKIGVDKSGAQLSSVYDKKNSREVLWNADKTYWGRHAPLLFPIVGKVRNNTYTYQGKEYSLGQHGFARDLDFTLVSKTDKEIVFSLKSTPDTLKVYPFDFELIIRHTLEGNKVRVGWKVVNTGSDTMYFSIGGHPAFNVPALGTAESKEDYYLFFEGKNSVSYKLLDPAEGTVDNSKAYSLDTDKGYYKIKESMFDNDALIFDEYEVERISLCYSNKKPYITLDAKGFPSFGIWSATKKNAPFVCLEPWIGRADDKGFEGSLEQKYKEQKLSAGQTFEADYTIAVF; this is translated from the coding sequence ATGGAATATATAGAGAATGAATTTTTAAAAATTGGCGTTGATAAATCCGGAGCTCAGCTTTCATCTGTTTATGACAAGAAAAACAGTCGTGAAGTCTTATGGAACGCGGACAAGACCTACTGGGGACGTCATGCTCCGTTATTATTTCCAATCGTAGGCAAGGTAAGAAACAATACCTATACCTATCAGGGAAAGGAGTACAGTTTAGGCCAGCACGGTTTTGCCCGTGATCTGGATTTCACTCTGGTTTCAAAAACTGATAAGGAGATTGTATTCTCATTAAAATCAACTCCAGATACTCTAAAGGTCTATCCTTTTGATTTTGAACTTATTATCAGACATACACTTGAAGGCAATAAAGTTCGTGTAGGGTGGAAAGTTGTTAATACAGGTTCTGATACCATGTATTTCTCAATTGGAGGACATCCTGCCTTTAATGTACCTGCCCTAGGCACAGCTGAATCAAAAGAAGATTATTATCTTTTCTTTGAAGGAAAGAATTCTGTTTCATACAAACTACTTGATCCAGCAGAAGGTACTGTTGATAACAGCAAAGCTTATTCTCTTGATACAGACAAAGGCTACTATAAGATTAAAGAGAGCATGTTTGATAATGACGCTCTGATCTTTGATGAATACGAAGTTGAAAGGATCTCTCTATGCTACAGCAATAAGAAACCATATATCACCCTAGATGCCAAGGGGTTCCCTTCATTTGGAATCTGGTCTGCAACTAAAAAGAATGCTCCTTTTGTATGTCTTGAGCCATGGATTGGCAGAGCCGACGACAAAGGCTTTGAAGGCAGTCTTGAGCAGAAATACAAGGAGCAGAAGCTTTCAGCAGGACAGACTTTTGAGGCGGATTACACAATAGCTGTATTCTGA
- a CDS encoding MetQ/NlpA family ABC transporter substrate-binding protein has protein sequence MKKLVIATLLSSALLSSAFAFDESHSTLTFSKSQGPYSELFISGVQPILEKQGYTVKGVDLSDLLQADLALNEGEVDFNVEQHTAYLENFNKTQDGHLVPLTPIPTVPAGIYPGAKKDLTEIKDGDTIAVPNDASNTARAYNILQKIGWIKLDPNVEPSKVTKLDIVDNPFNLEFVEMKSLNIPAVATDFAYVVITGSVVYNAKVPPESVLAQEDIAPHLLLQLVVQEKNKDAVWAKDIKDAYQSEEFNRYLKENNTGLWYVPDYK, from the coding sequence ATGAAAAAGTTAGTAATTGCAACCCTGCTGTCATCAGCACTCTTATCGTCAGCTTTTGCTTTTGATGAGTCTCATTCAACTCTGACCTTCAGCAAGTCTCAGGGACCTTATTCAGAACTTTTCATTTCAGGAGTTCAGCCTATCCTTGAGAAACAGGGCTATACCGTTAAAGGTGTAGATCTCTCAGATCTGCTGCAGGCAGATCTGGCTTTAAATGAAGGTGAAGTTGACTTCAACGTTGAACAGCACACTGCATATCTGGAGAATTTCAACAAAACCCAGGATGGACATCTTGTACCTCTGACTCCTATTCCTACTGTTCCTGCCGGTATTTACCCTGGTGCAAAAAAGGATTTAACCGAGATAAAGGACGGTGACACTATTGCTGTTCCTAATGATGCGTCAAATACAGCAAGAGCATATAACATTCTGCAGAAGATTGGCTGGATTAAGCTTGACCCAAATGTTGAACCTTCAAAGGTTACCAAACTTGATATTGTAGATAATCCTTTCAATCTTGAATTTGTGGAGATGAAATCTCTTAATATTCCTGCAGTGGCTACAGACTTCGCCTATGTTGTGATCACAGGCTCTGTTGTCTATAACGCCAAGGTTCCACCTGAGTCAGTGCTTGCTCAGGAAGATATTGCTCCTCATCTTCTGCTGCAGCTTGTAGTTCAGGAAAAGAATAAGGATGCTGTATGGGCAAAAGATATAAAGGATGCTTATCAGTCAGAGGAATTTAACAGATATCTAAAAGAAAACAATACCGGTTTATGGTACGTTCCTGATTATAAATAA
- a CDS encoding methionine ABC transporter permease, which translates to MNELLVKTFSITSEQLILCANQTLYMVFVSLFLGSVIGFILAFILVLTKKNGLKENKVVFTVTSTVINCLRSIPFVILLVFILPVTKAIVGTRIGTTAALVPLITFISPYLARLFENSLLEVKAGIIDAAKAMGANTLQIIFYFWLPEAKGSLILSITIGAISLLGATAMAGVIGAGGIGDLALTYGYERMNSPLMLFTVIVLIIFVQTIQSIGNYFAKKSKRI; encoded by the coding sequence ATGAACGAATTACTTGTGAAAACATTTTCCATAACCTCAGAGCAGCTTATTCTCTGTGCCAATCAGACACTGTATATGGTCTTTGTTTCTCTGTTTTTAGGATCGGTTATAGGCTTCATTCTTGCCTTTATCCTGGTTCTTACCAAAAAGAACGGCCTTAAGGAGAATAAAGTTGTATTTACTGTTACCAGTACAGTCATCAACTGCCTGCGATCAATTCCATTTGTAATTCTTCTGGTTTTCATTCTGCCTGTTACTAAAGCCATTGTAGGAACCAGAATCGGTACAACTGCAGCGCTGGTTCCACTGATTACCTTTATCAGTCCATATTTGGCACGACTGTTTGAAAACTCTCTATTAGAGGTTAAGGCTGGAATTATAGATGCGGCCAAAGCCATGGGAGCTAATACTCTGCAGATTATTTTCTATTTCTGGCTGCCAGAGGCAAAAGGATCTCTGATTCTGTCAATCACCATTGGGGCTATATCTCTTCTTGGTGCAACAGCTATGGCCGGTGTAATCGGTGCAGGCGGTATTGGCGATCTTGCCCTCACCTACGGCTATGAACGAATGAATTCCCCCCTAATGCTTTTTACTGTGATTGTTCTGATTATTTTTGTTCAGACAATTCAGTCGATCGGAAACTATTTTGCTAAGAAATCTAAACGTATATAA
- a CDS encoding methionine ABC transporter ATP-binding protein, protein MESSYSPIISFKNISKEYSRNKVITKALDNISLDIEKGDIYGLIGSSGAGKSTLLRMINALEVPTSGKVFVKGIDINEISAKQLSMLRKDIGIIFQDFNLLESKNVFDNVAIPLILKHTPKNEISTRVAELLKFVGLEDKALSLPKELSGGQKQRVGIARALATNPSVLLCDEATSALDPNTTESILELLQRVNLELKVTIIFVTHTIRVIQKICNKVAILDGGKLIEHGRVIDVFSNPKSEIARTFVESVIPSRIPQGIIDELNNYHDYYKLIRIYFYAENATDDVIWQINNRLNVHTNVMFASVTEIQGLVLSIITLQITGNEEDYQKAASYIRSKNISYEEIQL, encoded by the coding sequence ATGGAAAGCTCATATTCACCGATTATCAGTTTTAAAAACATCTCAAAAGAGTATTCAAGAAACAAAGTAATTACTAAGGCTCTGGATAATATTTCACTGGATATTGAAAAAGGAGATATCTATGGACTGATAGGTTCATCAGGAGCAGGTAAGTCCACTCTTCTAAGAATGATTAATGCTCTAGAAGTTCCTACCTCTGGTAAGGTTTTTGTAAAGGGAATAGATATTAACGAAATATCTGCCAAGCAGCTTTCTATGCTGCGCAAAGATATCGGTATTATCTTTCAGGATTTTAATCTGCTAGAGTCCAAAAATGTATTTGATAACGTTGCAATTCCGCTGATCCTCAAACACACTCCTAAAAATGAAATTTCAACCAGAGTAGCTGAACTACTGAAATTCGTCGGACTTGAGGATAAGGCCTTGTCTCTGCCAAAAGAACTCTCAGGCGGACAGAAACAGCGTGTTGGTATAGCAAGAGCTCTGGCTACAAATCCTTCAGTGCTTTTATGTGACGAAGCTACTTCTGCTCTGGATCCGAATACAACAGAGTCAATTCTTGAGCTTTTACAGAGAGTAAATCTGGAGCTGAAGGTTACTATCATCTTTGTAACTCATACTATTCGTGTGATCCAGAAGATCTGTAACAAGGTGGCGATTCTCGATGGCGGAAAACTAATTGAGCATGGCCGAGTTATTGACGTTTTCTCCAATCCCAAAAGTGAGATTGCCAGAACCTTTGTTGAGTCTGTTATTCCAAGCAGAATTCCTCAGGGAATTATCGATGAACTCAATAATTATCATGATTATTACAAACTTATCAGAATCTATTTCTATGCAGAGAATGCAACGGATGATGTTATCTGGCAGATCAATAACCGACTGAATGTACATACCAATGTGATGTTTGCCTCCGTAACTGAAATCCAGGGGCTCGTTCTCTCTATTATTACACTGCAGATAACCGGTAATGAGGAGGATTATCAAAAAGCAGCCTCCTATATCCGCTCTAAAAACATAAGCTATGAGGAGATTCAATTATGA
- a CDS encoding amidohydrolase, whose amino-acid sequence MNLDIKEYIEKEFYYLHSHPELSYQEYETTKRLKTDLQDSGIEILPYHLDTGVVASIGSGERTVAIRADIDALPIHEEADVAYKSLSDGVMHACGHDSHTAIILGAALLLKQHEQELKGKVRVIFQPAEEAPGGAGKIIEAGALDNVSAIFGIHSAPFFDVGTLGILAGPTHAAVEKFELILEGNGTHAAHPNLGKDTVLIASHFITAIQSIVSREIDPVDSAVVSVTHIQAGNTWNVIPQSAYLEGTIRTYTKKARALAKKRFEDIAKGIASTFGISASMKWTVEIPATFNDYKLEQLARTTALEEGFIVEDAPRSLGGEDFSLYQEKIPGFFILVGTGKSFPNHNPRFRVAPEALYPASKYVAKLVRKYLES is encoded by the coding sequence ATGAATCTTGATATAAAAGAATATATAGAAAAAGAATTTTATTATCTGCACTCACACCCAGAACTGTCATACCAAGAGTATGAAACCACAAAGCGATTAAAAACTGACCTTCAGGACAGTGGTATTGAAATACTACCTTATCATCTGGATACAGGAGTGGTTGCGAGCATAGGTTCTGGCGAGAGAACCGTTGCCATTCGTGCCGATATAGATGCGCTTCCGATTCATGAAGAGGCTGATGTAGCCTATAAATCATTATCTGATGGAGTTATGCATGCCTGCGGCCATGACAGTCATACCGCAATTATTCTTGGGGCGGCACTGCTTTTAAAGCAGCATGAGCAAGAGCTTAAAGGCAAGGTCCGAGTTATTTTTCAGCCGGCAGAAGAAGCTCCAGGAGGAGCTGGCAAAATAATTGAAGCCGGTGCTCTTGATAATGTTTCCGCTATTTTCGGTATTCACAGTGCTCCTTTTTTTGACGTAGGAACCTTAGGTATTTTAGCTGGACCAACACATGCTGCAGTCGAAAAGTTTGAACTGATTTTAGAAGGTAACGGCACTCATGCGGCTCACCCGAATCTGGGAAAGGATACTGTTCTTATCGCCTCTCATTTTATAACAGCAATCCAGAGTATTGTCTCACGAGAAATTGATCCGGTTGATTCCGCTGTGGTTTCTGTTACCCATATTCAGGCTGGTAATACCTGGAATGTAATTCCTCAGAGTGCTTATCTGGAAGGAACAATTCGCACCTATACAAAAAAAGCACGAGCTCTTGCAAAAAAACGTTTTGAAGATATTGCAAAGGGAATTGCCTCAACTTTTGGAATCAGCGCCTCTATGAAATGGACTGTCGAAATTCCTGCAACCTTTAATGACTATAAGCTTGAGCAACTTGCAAGAACTACAGCTTTAGAAGAAGGTTTCATTGTTGAAGATGCTCCCCGTTCTCTTGGCGGAGAGGATTTCAGTCTATATCAGGAAAAAATCCCTGGTTTCTTTATCCTGGTTGGAACCGGTAAATCCTTTCCTAATCACAATCCAAGATTCCGTGTTGCTCCTGAGGCACTTTATCCTGCTTCAAAATATGTTGCAAAACTGGTCAGAAAGTATTTGGAGTCATAG
- a CDS encoding HU family DNA-binding protein: MTRAELIEALAKKFPYQNPITVDNSVREIFEIMIETLSAGDRIEIRGFGSFEVRIHEPRVAHNPKTGEQVNLSRRRVVHFKPGVELRERVNFLK; encoded by the coding sequence ATGACACGTGCCGAACTAATTGAGGCTTTAGCTAAGAAATTTCCTTATCAGAATCCTATTACAGTAGATAATTCTGTACGAGAGATTTTTGAAATCATGATTGAAACTCTATCAGCAGGTGACCGCATCGAGATCCGTGGATTTGGTAGTTTCGAAGTTCGAATTCATGAGCCTCGTGTAGCACACAATCCAAAAACCGGTGAGCAGGTTAATCTGAGTCGTCGCAGGGTAGTTCATTTCAAACCTGGTGTCGAGCTTAGAGAACGTGTAAATTTTCTTAAATAA
- a CDS encoding lipopolysaccharide assembly protein LapA domain-containing protein, with the protein MIKFWFYFIVFVFLAVVGLAIGSANDAKVMFDFLFVQKEIPVASVLVIGVIFGFILGIYASLLLCLKLWFREKSAKSALNKLKKEVDKQNDSKTAKE; encoded by the coding sequence ATGATTAAGTTCTGGTTTTATTTTATTGTCTTTGTATTTCTGGCGGTTGTGGGTCTTGCAATCGGTAGCGCCAATGATGCTAAGGTCATGTTCGATTTTCTGTTTGTTCAAAAAGAAATTCCTGTTGCATCTGTATTAGTGATAGGTGTGATTTTTGGTTTTATTTTAGGAATCTATGCAAGTCTGCTTCTATGTTTAAAACTCTGGTTCAGAGAGAAATCAGCAAAATCAGCTCTGAACAAGCTGAAAAAAGAAGTCGACAAACAGAATGATTCAAAAACAGCAAAAGAATAA
- a CDS encoding tetratricopeptide repeat protein — MFELLFLLLPIAAVYGYYMGYNSSRQKQQNLKNKQNSNYLKGFDYLLNNKQEKAVDKFIAFLNSKDPSFESSLALGNLFRQRGEVDKAIALHEKMSSDDNIDDSEKEISLLELSRDFISAGLLDRAEDILVKTVDIPRLQNESAVLLLSVYEKEQDYVKAIEIANRYSDTLEGRQSMQVSQYYCEIAKQLYLNGNKEQAATNYRKAIDCCKKSIRARLELAEILVSQNNLLKASQLIKEVSIIEPNSGVICLEKLKKCFPNSADPNYRFALEDLVHRTNSAEAMVELVKTVEQQSGKDDAEALLLSFIKNKSNLKLFSALLELRSHGNDATSNESIMQIKSILDAQIALSNKYSCPNCGFESKIMFWQCPSCRKWESLKPKIGLDGD; from the coding sequence ATGTTTGAACTCCTATTTTTACTCCTTCCTATTGCTGCTGTTTATGGCTATTACATGGGCTATAACTCCTCCAGGCAGAAACAGCAGAATTTAAAAAACAAACAGAATTCCAATTATCTAAAAGGATTTGATTATCTTCTAAACAATAAACAGGAAAAGGCTGTTGATAAGTTTATTGCCTTTCTTAACAGTAAAGATCCTTCCTTTGAATCATCTCTTGCCCTAGGTAATCTTTTCCGTCAGCGTGGTGAGGTTGACAAGGCAATCGCACTGCACGAGAAAATGTCTTCAGATGATAATATTGATGACAGCGAGAAAGAGATTTCGCTACTTGAATTAAGCCGTGATTTTATCAGTGCAGGCCTTCTGGACAGGGCAGAGGATATCCTAGTTAAAACTGTTGATATCCCAAGACTGCAGAATGAATCAGCCGTTCTGCTTTTAAGCGTATATGAGAAAGAGCAGGATTATGTAAAGGCAATTGAGATTGCAAACCGCTATAGCGATACTCTTGAGGGCAGACAGTCAATGCAGGTCAGTCAGTATTACTGTGAGATTGCAAAACAGCTGTATCTGAACGGAAATAAAGAGCAGGCCGCTACTAATTACCGCAAAGCTATTGACTGCTGTAAAAAAAGCATCAGAGCAAGACTTGAGCTTGCAGAGATTCTTGTATCTCAGAACAATCTGTTAAAGGCAAGTCAGCTTATCAAAGAGGTAAGCATTATTGAGCCTAATTCTGGTGTCATCTGTCTTGAAAAACTGAAAAAATGTTTTCCTAACAGTGCAGATCCAAATTATCGTTTTGCACTTGAGGATCTGGTTCACAGAACCAATTCTGCAGAGGCCATGGTAGAACTGGTAAAGACTGTTGAACAGCAGTCAGGCAAGGATGATGCTGAAGCTCTGCTTTTGTCCTTTATAAAAAACAAATCAAATTTAAAACTTTTTTCTGCACTGCTTGAGCTTCGTTCTCACGGCAATGATGCAACCAGTAATGAATCAATAATGCAGATCAAGAGTATTCTTGATGCACAGATTGCTCTGAGCAACAAGTACTCCTGTCCTAACTGCGGCTTTGAGTCAAAGATAATGTTCTGGCAGTGTCCTTCATGCAGAAAATGGGAAAGCTTAAAACCTAAGATTGGATTGGATGGAGATTAA
- the pyrF gene encoding orotidine-5'-phosphate decarboxylase: MTESKVIVALDYNDEKKALEFVDRVSSNLCRLKVGNELFTSAGPKFVAKLVDKGFKVFLDLKYHDIPNTVSRACEAAADLGVWLVDVHTSGGPVMMSAAAEALSKYRERPYLIGVTVLTSMDSSQLNSIGVTAEPKEQVIRLAKLAKESGLDGVVSSAQEVTLIKTNVAAPFICVTPGIRPAGASIGDQKRIMTPAEAIAAGSDYLVIGRPITQAEDPVKALVDINASIQ; the protein is encoded by the coding sequence ATGACAGAATCCAAGGTTATTGTTGCCTTAGATTATAACGATGAGAAAAAAGCACTTGAGTTTGTAGACCGAGTTTCAAGTAATTTATGCAGACTAAAGGTAGGAAATGAACTCTTTACCTCTGCTGGTCCAAAATTCGTAGCAAAGCTTGTTGATAAAGGTTTTAAGGTTTTTTTGGATTTAAAATATCACGATATCCCAAACACAGTAAGCAGAGCCTGCGAGGCTGCAGCTGATCTTGGAGTCTGGCTTGTAGACGTACATACCTCCGGTGGACCTGTAATGATGAGCGCTGCAGCTGAAGCTTTATCAAAATACAGAGAAAGACCTTACCTCATTGGTGTGACAGTATTAACCTCCATGGATTCCTCTCAGCTTAATTCTATTGGTGTTACTGCAGAACCAAAAGAGCAGGTAATAAGACTTGCTAAACTTGCAAAAGAGTCTGGACTGGATGGTGTTGTATCTTCAGCTCAGGAAGTAACTCTGATTAAAACAAATGTAGCTGCACCTTTTATCTGTGTTACACCTGGCATACGACCAGCAGGAGCATCTATTGGCGATCAGAAGAGAATCATGACTCCTGCTGAGGCAATTGCCGCAGGTTCAGATTATCTGGTTATCGGCAGGCCAATTACTCAGGCAGAAGATCCTGTTAAAGCTCTTGTAGATATCAACGCATCTATTCAGTAA
- a CDS encoding H-NS family nucleoid-associated regulatory protein, translating to MDYKYLKNYRNLRAFFKDASSEEIQFIISKLTDFYAEVKNKEEQAEKLEKARIQFLNGVLDSLDDHNFTVEDLMALKKTAVKVNRSKMRPRYMYYDVDGNECLWSGQGKIPKAMQQVMQRDGITDKNHYLIKDSD from the coding sequence ATGGATTATAAGTATCTGAAAAACTACAGGAATTTAAGAGCATTCTTTAAAGATGCCTCTTCTGAAGAAATTCAGTTTATTATCTCTAAACTAACCGACTTTTACGCTGAAGTTAAGAATAAGGAAGAACAGGCAGAAAAGCTTGAAAAAGCCAGAATACAGTTCTTAAATGGTGTGCTTGATTCTCTTGATGATCACAACTTTACGGTTGAAGATCTTATGGCTCTGAAGAAAACAGCCGTAAAAGTGAACCGTTCAAAAATGAGACCACGCTACATGTATTACGACGTTGACGGAAATGAGTGCCTATGGTCAGGTCAGGGAAAGATTCCAAAAGCCATGCAACAGGTAATGCAGCGTGATGGAATTACGGACAAGAATCACTATCTGATTAAAGACAGTGATTAG
- a CDS encoding SixA phosphatase family protein, protein MKIIVIRHGDAIYENADRVLSGQGQEEVGQVGAKLKEFFKATKIYSSPKTRAMQTATIIADKLDFKDKIEYIPDLTPSGNAHNVISFIDVNCDMYDNVILVSHLPLVEILSYDLNQKITIPPQFGTGCALVMEYNGVRAKYERFVSPYENDYLF, encoded by the coding sequence ATGAAGATTATAGTAATTAGACATGGCGATGCCATTTACGAGAATGCAGATAGAGTTTTATCCGGTCAGGGGCAGGAGGAAGTCGGACAGGTTGGAGCAAAACTCAAGGAATTCTTTAAAGCCACAAAAATATACAGTTCACCTAAAACCAGAGCCATGCAGACTGCAACCATCATAGCCGACAAGTTAGACTTCAAGGATAAGATTGAATATATTCCAGACTTAACTCCATCAGGTAATGCGCACAATGTTATCTCATTTATTGATGTCAATTGTGATATGTATGATAACGTTATTCTGGTATCTCATTTACCTCTCGTAGAAATACTTTCCTATGACCTGAATCAAAAAATCACAATCCCACCTCAATTTGGTACTGGCTGTGCTCTTGTAATGGAATATAATGGCGTCCGGGCTAAATACGAGAGATTTGTTTCTCCATATGAGAATGATTATTTATTCTAG